The following nucleotide sequence is from Pseudomonas sp. S09G 359.
AATGCACCAGGCCGGCGACGACAGCGCCTTGACCGACACCATGCGCATTTTCAAATGGGGCGTGGAGGGCGGCAAACCCGCTGCCGGCCAGGCGGGTGTGCAACCGGAGTGGTTCTATAAAGGCGACGGCAGCATCGTCGTGCGCCCTGGCCAGGCATTCCCGGTGCCGCCGTTTGCCGACGACGCCGGTGAAGAGCCGGAGATCGGCGGCCTGTACGTGATTGGCCCGGACAGCAAACCCTATCGCCTGGGCTTCGCGGTGGGCAATGAATTTTCCGACCACGTGATGGAGCGCAAGAACTACCTGTACCTCGCCCATTCCAAGTTGCGCAGTTGCAGCTACGGCCCGGAATTGCGCGTCGGTGAATTGCCCCAGCACCTGGCCGGCACCAGCCGCATCCTGCGCAACGGTGAGGAAATCTGGCGCAACGAGTTCCTCAGTGGTGAGGCCAATATGTGCCACAGCCTGGAAAACCTTGAATACCACCACTTCAAATACAGCCAGTTCTTAAAGCCTGGCGACGTACATATCCACTTTTTCGGCACCGCCACCTTGTCATTCGCCGATGGTATACGTACCCAACCGGGCGATGTGTTCGAGATCAGCCAGGCCGAGTTTGGCGCGCCGCTGGTCAACACGGTCGGCCACGCAGACGCGGTATTCGAGCCCGGCCAAGTCACCCCCCTTTAAGGAGAGCTTCATGACCCAGTTCCTCGGCCACAATTTCATCGGCGGCCAGCGCAGCGCCAATGGCAGCGTTACCTTGCAGAGTATCGATGCGACTACCGGCGAAGCCTTGCCCCAGGATTTCTACCAGGCCACCGCGCAGGAAGTCGACGCTGCCGCCAAGGCCGCCGCGCAAGCCTACCCGGCGTACCGCGCGTTGAGCGCGGCGCGGCGTGCGCAGTTCCTCGATGCGATAGCCGATGAGTTGGACGCCCTGGGCGACGACTTTGTCGAGCTGGTGTGCCGCGAAACCGCACTGCCGGCTGCACGCATCAAAGGTGAGCGCGGGCGTACCAGCGGCCAGATGCGCCTGTTCGCCACGGTGCTGCGTCGCGGTGATTTCTACGGCGCGCGTATCGACAAGGCCTTGCCTGATCGCCAGCCGCTGCCACGCCCGGACCTGCGCCAATACCGCATCGGCCTGGGGCCGGTGGCGGTGTTTGGCGCGAGCAACTTCCCCCTGGCGTTTTCCACCGCCGGTGGCGACACCGCTGCGGCGCTGGCGGCCGGCTGCCCGGTGGTGTTCAAGGCCCACAGCGGGCATATGGTCACCGCCGAGCGCGTGGCCGAGGCAATCATGCGTGCGGCCGAGACCACCGCGATGCCGGCCGGCGTGTTCAATATGATCTTCGGTGGCGGTGTCGGTGAGGCGCTGGTCAAGCACCCGGCGATCCAGGCCGTCGGCTTTACCGGCTCGCTCAAGGGCGGTCGCGCGCTGTGCGATATGGCGGCGGCGCGCCCGCAGCCGATCCCGGTGTTTGCCGAGATGTCGAGCATCAACCCGGTGATCGTGCTGCCCCAGGCCCTGCAAACGCGCGCGGAAACCGTCGCCCGTGACCTGACCGCCTCGGTGGTCCAGGGCTGTGGCCAGTTCTGCACCAACCCCGGCCTGGTGATCGGTATCGCTTCGGCGCAATTCACCGCCTTTACTCAGCAGGTGGCCCGGCTGATCGGCGATCAACCGGCGCAAACCATGCTCAACGCCGGCACTTTGAGCAGCTATGGCAAAGGCCTGGCCGCACTGCTGGCGCACCCAGGCATCGAGCATCTGGCGGGCACTGCGCAAGCCGGCAACCAGGCCCAGCCGCAGCTGTTCAAGGCCGATGTGCGCCTGCTGCTGGACGGCGATGAAGTGCTGCAGGAAGAAGTCTTCGGCCCCACCACGGTGTTTGTCGAAGTGGCTGATCAAGCCCAACTGAGCGCGGCGCTGCAGGGCCTGCATGGCCAACTGACGGCGACGATCATTGGCGAGCCGGCCGACTTCCAACAGTTCGCCGAACTCACGCCGCTGCTGGAACAGAAAGTCGGGCGCATCCTGCTCAACGGCTATCCGACCGGCGTGGAAGTCTGCGATTCGATGGTGCACGGCGGCCCGTACCCGGCGACGTCGGATGCCCGTGGTACCTCGGTCGGCACCCTGGCCATCGATCGTTTCCTGCGCCCCGTGTGCTTCCAGAATTACCCTGATAGCCTGCTGCCCGACGCGTTGAAAAACGCCAACCCGTTGCGTATCCAGCGGCTGGTGGATGGCGCGCCATCCCGCGATCCGCTGTAACGCGCACCTGAGAAGAATAAAAATCCAGGAGGCAACATGCCGCTTCACGCTGTCACCGCGCACCGCGCGCAACTGGGCGAAGGCCCGTTCTGGGACGCACCGACCCAGGCGCTGTACTGGGTGAATATCGCCGGCAAGCAGGCCCTGCGCCTGCTGGACGGGCAGTTGCGCATCTGGCAACTACCCGAGCATGTCTCGGCATTTATCCCGTGTGAACGCGGCGATGCGCTGGTCACCCTGAGCAGCGGCGTCTACCGCCTCGACCTCGCCACCGAGGCCCTGACCCTGCTGTGCGTGGCCGACCCGCAAGCGGGCAACCGTGGCAATGAAGCGCGTTGCGATGCCCAGGGCCGCCTGTGGCTGGGCACCATGCAGAACAACATCGGCGAACAGGGCGAAGACCTGCCGATCACGCGGCGCTCCGGCGGTTTGTTCCGCATTGACGCAGGCGGGCAGGTCACGCCGCTGCTGCACGGCCTGGGCATCCCCAACACCTTGCTCTGGAGCGAAGACGGCAGCCAGGTGCATTTCGGCGACAGCATGGACGGCACGCTGTACCGCCATGCAATCCAGGCCGACGGCCAACTTGCAGCGGCCCAGGTCTGGTTCGGGCCGCACGAGCGTGGCGGCCCGGATGGCTCGGCGATGGACGCTGAAGGCTATATCTGGAACGCCCGTTGGGACGGCAGTTGCCTGCTGCGCCTGACACCGGACGGCGAGGTCGACCGCATCATCGAACTGCCCGTCAGCCGCCCCACCAGTTGCGTATTCGGTGGCCCCAACCTCACCACGCTATACATCACCAGTGCTGCCAGCCCTTTGGATCACCCTTTGGACGGCGCGGTATTGGCCATTGAAGTCGATGTACCTGGCAGACCCTGCCATCGCTTCGCCGGTTAAACCCCAAGACTCAAAAACAACAACAAGAGGTGTCGTTTATGAAAAAGGCTCTACGCGTCCTTGCCGCTGCCGTTGCTTTAAGCAGTCTCAGCAGCATCGCAACCGCTGAAGAAGTGAAGATCGGGTTCCTGGTCAAGCAGGCTGAAGAACCGTGGTTCCAGACCGAGTGGGCCTTTGCCGAAAAAGCCGGCAAGGAGCATGGCTTTACCGTGATCAAGATCGCCGTGCCCGATGGCGAAAAAACCCTCTCGGCCATCGACAGCCTGGCGGCCAACGGCGCGAAGGGCTTTGTGATCTGCCCGCCGGACGTGTCCCTCGGCCCGGCGATTGTCGCCAAGGCCAAGGCCAACGGCCTCAAAGTGATTGCCGTGGATGACCGTTTCGTCGATGCCAAGGGCGCCTTCATGGAAGACGTGCCGTACCTGGGCATGGCCGCGTTTGAAGTGGGCCAGAAACAGGGCGCGGCGATGGCCGCCGAGGCGAAAAAACGCGGCTGGGACTGGAAGGAAACCTACGCGGTGATCAACACCTTCAATGAACTCGATACCGGCAAGAAACGTACCGATGGATCGGTCAAATCCCTCGAAGAGGCGGGCTTCCCCAAGGACCATATCCTCTTCACCGCGGCCAAGACGCTTGACGTACCGGGCAGCATGGACGCCACCAACTCGGCACTGGTCAAGCTGCCCAGCGGCGCGAAAAACCTGATCATCGGCGGCATGAACGACAACACCGTGCTCGGCGGCGTGCGCGCGACCGAAAGCGCCGGCTTCAAGGCGGCCAACGTGATCGGCATCGGCATCAATGGCACCGACGCCATCGGCGAGCTGAAAAAACCCAACAGCGGCTTCTTCGGCTCGATGCTGCCTAGCCCGCATATCGAGGGCTACAACACCGCGAAGATGATGTTCGACTGGGTGACCAAAGGCACTGAACCACCGAAGTACACCGCGATGGATGAAGTGACCCTGATCACCCGTGACAACTTCAAGGAAGAACTGACCAAAATCGGTCTGTGGCAATGACCGCCGCCGCCCTGCGTTTTGATGGCATCGGCAAGACGTTCCCCGGGGTCAAGGCGCTGGACGGCATCAGCTTCAGCGCCCATCCGGGGCAGGTGCACGCCCTGATGGGCGAAAACGGCGCGGGCAAGTCGACGCTGCTGAAAATACTCGGCGGGGCCTACATTCCGTCCAGTGGCAGCGTGCAGATCGGCGCGCAGACCATGGCCTTCAAATGCGCCGCCGACAGCATCGCCAGCGGCGTCGCGGTGATCCACCAGGAGTTGCACCTGGTGCCGGAGATGACGGTGGCCGAGAACCTGTTCCTCGGGCATCTGCCATCGCGCTTCGGCGTGGTCAACCGGGGGCTGCTGCGCAAGCAGGCCCTGGCTTGTCTCAAAGGCCTGGCGGATGAAATCGACCCGGATGAGAAGCTCGGGCGCCTGTCCCTCGGCCAGCGTCAACTGGTGGAAATCGCCAAGGCGCTGTCCCGTGGCGCCCAAGTGATTGCCTTCGATGAGCCCACCAGCAGCCTGTCGGCGCGGGAGATCGACCGACTGATGGCGATCATCACGCGCCTGCGCGATGAGGGCAAAGTGGTGTTGTACGTGTCCCACCGCATGGAGGAGGTGTTCCGCATCTGTGATGCGGTCACCGTGTTCAAGGACGGCCGCTATGTGCGTACCTTCGACGACATGCGCGCGCTGACCCATGACCAGTTGGTGACCTGCATGGTCGGTCGCGATATCCAGGACATTTACGACTACCGTCCGCGTGAGCACGGCGAGGTGGCGCTCAAGGTCGACGGTTTGCTCGGCCCGGGCCTGCGTGAGCCGGTCAGTTTCCAGGTGCGCAAAGGCGAAATCCTTGGCCTGTTCGGCTTGGTGGGGGCAGGGCGCACGGAGCTGTTCCGTTTGCTCAGCGGCTTGGAGCGCGCCAGTGCCGGCAGCCTGGAGTTGTGTGGCCAGGCGCTGCACCTGCGCTCACCCCGCGACGCCATCGGTGCCGGCGTGCTGCTGTGCCCGGAAGACCGCAAAAAGGAGGGCATCATCCCGCTGTCCAGCGTGGCCGAGAACATCAACATCAGTGCGCGTGGGGCTCATTCGACCTTTGGCTGGCTGTTGCGTGAGGGCTGGGAAAAGGGCAATGCCCACCAGCAGATCACGGCGATGAAGGTCAAAACCCCGAATGCGGCGCAGAAAATCATGTACCTGTCGGGCGGTAACCAGCAGAAGGCGATCCTCGGCCGTTGGTTGTCGATGCCGATGAAAGTCCTGCTGCTGGACGAGCCGACCCGCGGCATCGATATCGGCGCCAAGGCCGAGATCTACCAGATCATCCATAACCTCGCGGCCCAGGGCATTGCAGTGATTGTGGTGTCCAGCGACCTGATGGAAGTGATGGGCATTTCCGACCGCATCCTGGTGCTGTGCGAAGGCGCCGTGCGCGGCGAGCAAGCCCGCGAACTCGCGACTGAATCCAACCTGCTGCAGCTGGCCTTGCCGCGCGGCGTGGCGAACTGAGAGACGACTATGAGCACCCAACACAACGCGTTGGCGACGCCGCGCAAACCCCTTGATATACGTGCACTGCTCGACAACTGGGCGATGCTGCTGGCAGCGGTGAGCATCTTTTTGCTCTGTGCCTTGCTCATCGACAACTTCCTCTCGCCCCTGAACATGCGCGGGCTGGGCCTGTCGATTTCGACGGTGGGCATCGCTGCGTGCACCATGCTGTTCTGCCTGGCGTCGGGGCACTTCGATTTGTCGGTGGGCTCGGTGATCGCCTGCGCCGGCGTGGTGGCGGCGATTGTGATGCGTGACACCGACAGCGTGATGCTGGGCATCGGCGCGGCCCTATTGATGGGCCTGATCGTGGGGCTGATCAACGGCATCGTGATCGCCAAGCTACGGGTCAACGCGCTGATCACCACCTTGGCGACCATGCAGATCGTGCGCGGCCTGGCTTACATCTTTGCGAATGGCAAGGCGGTGGGCGTGTCCCAGGAGCAGTTCTTCGTGTTCGGCAACGGCCAGTTGCTGGGCGTGCCGGTGCCGATCCTGATCACCATCGTGTGCTTTATGTTTTTCGGCTGGCTGCTTAACTACACCACCTACGGGCGCAACACCATGGCCATCGGCGGCAACCCGGAAGCGGCGTTGCTCGCGGGGGTGAATGTGGATCGCACCAAGATCCTGATCTTCGCCGTGCACGGCGTGATCGGCGCCTTGGCCGGGGTGATCCTGGCGTCGCGCATGACCTCGGGCCAGCCAATGATCGGCCAGGGCTTTGAACTCACGGTGATCTCGGCGTGCGTGCTGGGCGGGGTGTCGCTGAGCGGCGGGGTGGGGATGATCCGCCATGTAATCGCCGGGGTGTTGATTTTGGCGATTATCGAGAACGCGATGAACCTGAAGAACATCGATACGTTCTATCAGTACGTAATCCGTGGCTCAATCCTGCTATTGGCTGTGGTCATCGACCGCATGAAACAACGCTGAACTGTCGCCTTGTGAAAATGCAAATGTGGGAGGGGGCTTGCCCCCGATGAGGGTGTGTCAGTTGACAGATGTGTTACTGACCGACCCTCATCGGGGGCAAGCCCCCTCCCACAGTTTATTCAGCGGTGAACTTGAAGATGGTGTTCTGGCTGTAGGTCTGTCCTGGGTTCAGGCGGGTCGAGGCAAAGCTCGGCTGGTTAGGCGCATCCGGAAAGTGCTGGGTCTCCAAGGTAAACCCGCTCCAGTGCTGATAGGTCTTGCCTCCCTTGCCCTTAACCGTCCCATCGAGGAAGTTGCTGGTATAGAACTGCACGCCCGGTTCCGTGGTGAACAACTGCAGGCGTCGACCGGACGCCGGGTCATGCACGTCGGCCGCGAGTTGCTTGATATCGCCTTTGGTATCCAGCGCCCAGTTGAAGTCAAACCCGCCTTGTTTCGGCTCGGCGAATTTGAGTTGCGGGTGATCGTCCTTGATGTGCTGGCCGATCGGCGTGGGTTTGAGGAAATCCATCGGCGTGTCTTTGACCGGCGCCAGCTCGCCGGTAGGGATCAACGTGGCATTCACCGGCGTGTAGTGGCTGGCATGTAAGGTGGCGACCTGCTTGAGGATGTCGCCGTTGCCCGCGCCTGCCAGGTTGAAATAGCTGTGGTTGGTGAGGTTGAGCACCGTGGGTTTGTCGGTGGTGGCCTTGTAGTCGATGTGCAGTTCGTTGCGGTCGTTGAGGCTGTAGGTGACTTCGGTTTTGAGGTTGCCGGGGAAGCCCATTTCGCCGTCCTTGGACAGGTAGGTGAGGGTCACGCCCACCGAGTCCTTGCCCTTGACCTGCGCGGCTTTCCACACGTGCTTGTCAAAGCCCTGGGCGCCGCCATGCAGCGAGTTGGGACCATCGTTGAGTGGCACCTGGTAGCGTTTGCCGTCGAGTTCAAAGGCGCCACCGGCGAGGCGATTGCCGAAGCGTCCGATGGTTGCGCCGAAAAACGCGGTGCCGCCCTGGTAGCCCTGCACCGTGTCGAAGCCGAGCACCACGTCTTCGACCTTGCCGTGCTTGTCCGGCACCTTGAGCGACTGCAACACGCCGCCGTAGGTGATCACCGTGGCTTGCATGCCGTGGCTGTTGCGCAGGATGTACTGTTCGACGGCGGTGCCGTCATTGGTTTTACCGAAGGGTTTGTGTTCACTGCTGAGCCCTGCGGCCTGGGCGCCGCCGCTGGCGATCAGCATGGACATGGCAAGGCCCGAGAGCAGGTATCGAGGGTGCTTCATGATCGAACTTCCTTTTGTTGTTATGACTGGAATAGTTCTACTAATGTGCGATATTTTGTCGATAAGACAGCAGATTTATAGCCTTTTACCGCGTGTTTGCAAAATAAAATAAGACTATTTAAGCGAGGCGACTGTTATATGAGTACTCAACCTGCCATTTATCCCGACCTTAAGGGCAAGACCGTGCTGATCTCCGGGGGCGCTTCGGGGATTGGCGAATTCATGGTGCGGGCCTTCGCGGCACAGGGGGCCAAGGTCGGCTTTGTGGACCGTGCCCAAAGCCAGGGCGAACGCCTGGCGGCGGTGTTGAGTTCTCAGGGGCTCACCGTCGAGTTTGGCTACTGCGATATCACCGATGAGATCGCCTATCGCGCGGCAATCGGCCGCTTCGAGCACTCGCTGGGGCCGATCACGGTGCTGGTGAACAACGCCGCCAACGACGTTCGCCATACGCTGGAAGAGGTCGACTCGGAGCTATTCGACAAACTGATTGCGGTCAACCTCAAGCACGCCTTCCTCGCCACCAAAGCGGTGGCGCCAATGATGAAACGCGCCGGTGGCGGGTCGATCATCAACCTCGGCTCGGTTGGCTGGATGATGGCTTCGGGCGGCTACTCGGTGTACGCCGCCAGCAAGGCCGCCGCCCATGGTATGACCCGCGGCCTGGCGCGCGAGTTGGGGCCCAGCCACATCCGCGTCAACACGCTGGTACCTGGCTGGGTCATGACCGAAAAACAGCTGGCGATGTGGGTGGATGACGCGGCCAGGGAACTGATCTCCCGCAGCCAGTGCCTGCCGGGCAGCGTGTTGCCGGAACATATCGCCAATATGGCGCTGTTTTTGGCCTCGGACGCGTCGGCGATGTGTTCGGCGCAGAACTTTATTGTGGATGGTGGTTGGGTGTAGCCAGAACCCCAGCCAAATGAAAAACCAAATGTGGGAGGGGGCAAGCCCCCTCCCACATTTGAACTGCGGTGTTTATTCGATGGGGTAGCGCTTGAAGGCTGGATGCTGCTCCAGCCGCTCGGCATGCCGTTTCAGGTTGGGGAACGCATCCGCCTTCACCACCGACGCCACGGTGAACTGGCTGAACGACCAGGCCACCGCTGCCGTGATCGACGCCTGGGTCAGCGCCTCACTGTCAGGCAGTTGCTTGTCCAGCAGCGAATAGGCCGCCAGCAATTGGCCGGTCACGCGCTCGAGCCACGGAGCGTGCAGTTTCTCGGCTGGCCGCAGGTTGTGCTCATAGACGATTTGCACGCTTTTCTCACAGGCTGCCAAGGCCAGCCCCAGCACATGCAGGTCGCGGGCAAGGGCCGTGGGGTGTTGCGCCAGCAGCTTTTTATCGGCTGGGGCCAGGGCTTCGAGGTAATCCAGGATCAGGCTGGAATCCATCAGCACCGTGCCATCGTCCAGCACCAGGGTAGGGGCCTTGACCACGGGGTTGATCTGCGCAAACTCGTTGAACGTGCTGAACACTGACAGCGGTTCATGCACAAATTCCACCCCGTACAGCTCCAGGGAAATGGCCACGCGGCGCACGTAGGGCGAGTCCAGCATGCCGATCAGTTTCATGAAGCCTCCATTGCTCTCAGGGTGTTGGGCCCAAGAGATTAAGGGCACTCGGTCGCCAAGCGCAATTGCCGATACGCGTCCACCAACTGTTCCAGGCTGAACGCCAGGTTGC
It contains:
- the araD1 gene encoding AraD1 family protein, whose protein sequence is MRLVQFELRNGERRVGVVEGTQLREVQTARSVRELALAAIEAGVGLAQQVQSLGLGDSHDYAALLADLKILPPLDHPDPAHMLISGTGLTHLGSASARDKMHQAGDDSALTDTMRIFKWGVEGGKPAAGQAGVQPEWFYKGDGSIVVRPGQAFPVPPFADDAGEEPEIGGLYVIGPDSKPYRLGFAVGNEFSDHVMERKNYLYLAHSKLRSCSYGPELRVGELPQHLAGTSRILRNGEEIWRNEFLSGEANMCHSLENLEYHHFKYSQFLKPGDVHIHFFGTATLSFADGIRTQPGDVFEISQAEFGAPLVNTVGHADAVFEPGQVTPL
- a CDS encoding aldehyde dehydrogenase (NADP(+)), with amino-acid sequence MTQFLGHNFIGGQRSANGSVTLQSIDATTGEALPQDFYQATAQEVDAAAKAAAQAYPAYRALSAARRAQFLDAIADELDALGDDFVELVCRETALPAARIKGERGRTSGQMRLFATVLRRGDFYGARIDKALPDRQPLPRPDLRQYRIGLGPVAVFGASNFPLAFSTAGGDTAAALAAGCPVVFKAHSGHMVTAERVAEAIMRAAETTAMPAGVFNMIFGGGVGEALVKHPAIQAVGFTGSLKGGRALCDMAAARPQPIPVFAEMSSINPVIVLPQALQTRAETVARDLTASVVQGCGQFCTNPGLVIGIASAQFTAFTQQVARLIGDQPAQTMLNAGTLSSYGKGLAALLAHPGIEHLAGTAQAGNQAQPQLFKADVRLLLDGDEVLQEEVFGPTTVFVEVADQAQLSAALQGLHGQLTATIIGEPADFQQFAELTPLLEQKVGRILLNGYPTGVEVCDSMVHGGPYPATSDARGTSVGTLAIDRFLRPVCFQNYPDSLLPDALKNANPLRIQRLVDGAPSRDPL
- a CDS encoding SMP-30/gluconolactonase/LRE family protein, translating into MPLHAVTAHRAQLGEGPFWDAPTQALYWVNIAGKQALRLLDGQLRIWQLPEHVSAFIPCERGDALVTLSSGVYRLDLATEALTLLCVADPQAGNRGNEARCDAQGRLWLGTMQNNIGEQGEDLPITRRSGGLFRIDAGGQVTPLLHGLGIPNTLLWSEDGSQVHFGDSMDGTLYRHAIQADGQLAAAQVWFGPHERGGPDGSAMDAEGYIWNARWDGSCLLRLTPDGEVDRIIELPVSRPTSCVFGGPNLTTLYITSAASPLDHPLDGAVLAIEVDVPGRPCHRFAG
- a CDS encoding substrate-binding domain-containing protein is translated as MKKALRVLAAAVALSSLSSIATAEEVKIGFLVKQAEEPWFQTEWAFAEKAGKEHGFTVIKIAVPDGEKTLSAIDSLAANGAKGFVICPPDVSLGPAIVAKAKANGLKVIAVDDRFVDAKGAFMEDVPYLGMAAFEVGQKQGAAMAAEAKKRGWDWKETYAVINTFNELDTGKKRTDGSVKSLEEAGFPKDHILFTAAKTLDVPGSMDATNSALVKLPSGAKNLIIGGMNDNTVLGGVRATESAGFKAANVIGIGINGTDAIGELKKPNSGFFGSMLPSPHIEGYNTAKMMFDWVTKGTEPPKYTAMDEVTLITRDNFKEELTKIGLWQ
- the araG gene encoding L-arabinose ABC transporter ATP-binding protein AraG, whose product is MTAAALRFDGIGKTFPGVKALDGISFSAHPGQVHALMGENGAGKSTLLKILGGAYIPSSGSVQIGAQTMAFKCAADSIASGVAVIHQELHLVPEMTVAENLFLGHLPSRFGVVNRGLLRKQALACLKGLADEIDPDEKLGRLSLGQRQLVEIAKALSRGAQVIAFDEPTSSLSAREIDRLMAIITRLRDEGKVVLYVSHRMEEVFRICDAVTVFKDGRYVRTFDDMRALTHDQLVTCMVGRDIQDIYDYRPREHGEVALKVDGLLGPGLREPVSFQVRKGEILGLFGLVGAGRTELFRLLSGLERASAGSLELCGQALHLRSPRDAIGAGVLLCPEDRKKEGIIPLSSVAENINISARGAHSTFGWLLREGWEKGNAHQQITAMKVKTPNAAQKIMYLSGGNQQKAILGRWLSMPMKVLLLDEPTRGIDIGAKAEIYQIIHNLAAQGIAVIVVSSDLMEVMGISDRILVLCEGAVRGEQARELATESNLLQLALPRGVAN
- the araH gene encoding L-arabinose ABC transporter permease AraH, translating into MSTQHNALATPRKPLDIRALLDNWAMLLAAVSIFLLCALLIDNFLSPLNMRGLGLSISTVGIAACTMLFCLASGHFDLSVGSVIACAGVVAAIVMRDTDSVMLGIGAALLMGLIVGLINGIVIAKLRVNALITTLATMQIVRGLAYIFANGKAVGVSQEQFFVFGNGQLLGVPVPILITIVCFMFFGWLLNYTTYGRNTMAIGGNPEAALLAGVNVDRTKILIFAVHGVIGALAGVILASRMTSGQPMIGQGFELTVISACVLGGVSLSGGVGMIRHVIAGVLILAIIENAMNLKNIDTFYQYVIRGSILLLAVVIDRMKQR
- a CDS encoding aldose epimerase family protein, whose protein sequence is MKHPRYLLSGLAMSMLIASGGAQAAGLSSEHKPFGKTNDGTAVEQYILRNSHGMQATVITYGGVLQSLKVPDKHGKVEDVVLGFDTVQGYQGGTAFFGATIGRFGNRLAGGAFELDGKRYQVPLNDGPNSLHGGAQGFDKHVWKAAQVKGKDSVGVTLTYLSKDGEMGFPGNLKTEVTYSLNDRNELHIDYKATTDKPTVLNLTNHSYFNLAGAGNGDILKQVATLHASHYTPVNATLIPTGELAPVKDTPMDFLKPTPIGQHIKDDHPQLKFAEPKQGGFDFNWALDTKGDIKQLAADVHDPASGRRLQLFTTEPGVQFYTSNFLDGTVKGKGGKTYQHWSGFTLETQHFPDAPNQPSFASTRLNPGQTYSQNTIFKFTAE
- a CDS encoding SDR family NAD(P)-dependent oxidoreductase, whose protein sequence is MSTQPAIYPDLKGKTVLISGGASGIGEFMVRAFAAQGAKVGFVDRAQSQGERLAAVLSSQGLTVEFGYCDITDEIAYRAAIGRFEHSLGPITVLVNNAANDVRHTLEEVDSELFDKLIAVNLKHAFLATKAVAPMMKRAGGGSIINLGSVGWMMASGGYSVYAASKAAAHGMTRGLARELGPSHIRVNTLVPGWVMTEKQLAMWVDDAARELISRSQCLPGSVLPEHIANMALFLASDASAMCSAQNFIVDGGWV
- a CDS encoding glutathione S-transferase, whose product is MKLIGMLDSPYVRRVAISLELYGVEFVHEPLSVFSTFNEFAQINPVVKAPTLVLDDGTVLMDSSLILDYLEALAPADKKLLAQHPTALARDLHVLGLALAACEKSVQIVYEHNLRPAEKLHAPWLERVTGQLLAAYSLLDKQLPDSEALTQASITAAVAWSFSQFTVASVVKADAFPNLKRHAERLEQHPAFKRYPIE